From the genome of Spirosomataceae bacterium TFI 002, one region includes:
- a CDS encoding two component transcriptional regulator, LytTR family encodes MKTIIIDDEKLARSLLKSFLSEIPTIEVIGEAENGFEGLKKINELKPDLVFLDIQMPKLNGFEMLELIDETYRPQVIFSTAYDEYAIKAFEQNAVDYLLKPFSEERLLQAVNKVQANPQKTNSKATELPHKEAQNRIVIKDGAEISIVPVDEVRFIEAQDDYVEIHAQSKKYLKQQTMKYYEKVLDNKVFVRIHRKFIVKVTEIKKLEKYGKETYLAILHGGEQLNVSAGGYQKLKGVLGV; translated from the coding sequence ATGAAGACCATAATTATAGACGATGAAAAACTTGCCAGAAGCCTACTCAAAAGCTTCTTAAGCGAAATACCAACGATAGAAGTAATAGGTGAAGCCGAAAATGGTTTTGAAGGTCTTAAAAAGATCAATGAACTTAAGCCTGACCTTGTATTCTTGGATATTCAAATGCCTAAGCTAAATGGTTTTGAAATGCTCGAGCTAATAGACGAGACTTATCGTCCACAAGTCATATTTTCAACTGCTTATGATGAATATGCAATCAAGGCTTTTGAGCAAAATGCGGTGGATTATTTACTCAAACCCTTTAGCGAAGAACGCTTGCTGCAAGCCGTAAATAAGGTGCAAGCAAACCCACAGAAGACAAACTCAAAGGCAACAGAACTACCCCATAAAGAGGCACAAAACCGTATCGTCATAAAAGATGGAGCAGAAATAAGTATCGTACCCGTAGACGAAGTACGCTTCATAGAAGCTCAAGACGACTATGTAGAAATACATGCACAAAGCAAAAAATACTTGAAGCAACAAACCATGAAGTACTACGAAAAAGTACTCGACAATAAGGTCTTTGTGCGAATTCATCGTAAGTTCATTGTCAAAGTGACAGAGATCAAAAAGCTAGAAAAATACGGCAAAGAGACCTACTTAGCCATTCTGCACGGAGGAGAACAATTGAATGTAAGTGCTGGCGGATATCAGAAGTTGAAAGGGGTTTTGGGGGTTTAG
- a CDS encoding LytTr DNA-binding domain-containing protein, whose amino-acid sequence MHIPYIEAQDDYVEIHAQSKKYLKQQTMKYYEKVFDNKVFVRIHRKFIVKVTKIKKLEKYGKETYLAILHGGELLNVSAGGYQKLKGVLGV is encoded by the coding sequence TTGCATATTCCATATATAGAAGCTCAAGACGATTATGTAGAAATACACGCACAAAGCAAAAAATACTTGAAGCAACAAACCATGAAGTACTACGAAAAAGTATTCGACAATAAGGTTTTCGTGCGAATTCATCGCAAGTTCATTGTCAAAGTGACAAAGATCAAAAAGCTAGAAAAATACGGCAAAGAGACCTACTTAGCCATACTGCACGGAGGAGAACTATTGAATGTAAGTGCCGGCGGATATCAGAAGTTGAAAGGGGTTTTGGGGGTGTAA